In a genomic window of Punica granatum isolate Tunisia-2019 chromosome 6, ASM765513v2, whole genome shotgun sequence:
- the LOC116212188 gene encoding uncharacterized protein LOC116212188 — translation MAMAMDACHLLLGRPWQYDRRVIHDGRTNSYNFMFENVKIVLVPSREMEKPTSMGGETKLLSLARFEEEVEESQLVYVLIGKEVAAKASIPTAAASVVAEFVEVFLDELPDRLPPLRDIQYRIDLEPGVALPNRPH, via the coding sequence ATGGCGATGGCGATGGATGCATGTCATTTATTGTTGGGGAGGCCTTGGCAGTATGACCGCCGTGTAATTCATGATGGGCGGACTAACTCATACAATTTTATGTTCGAGAATGTGAAGATTGTGCTAGTGCCCAGCAGAGAGATGGAGAAACCAACATCTATGGGTGGAGAAACAAAGCTCTTGTCATTGGCGAGGTTCGAAGAAGAGGTGGAGGAATCACAGCTAGTTTATGTGCTAATCGGAAAAGAGGTGGCCGCTAAAGCGTCAATCCCAACCGCAGCCGCATCCGTAGTGGCTGAATTTGTGGAAGTCTTTCTCGATGAGCTTCCCGATAGGTTACCACCCTTGCGTGATATTCAGTACCGAATTGACCTGGAGCCAGGAGTGGCATTGCCAAATAGACCCCATTAG
- the LOC116210074 gene encoding uncharacterized protein LOC116210074, with the protein MGMATLRRSNSKVQSWRRCSKQYIREQRARLYLICRCTVMLLFWRD; encoded by the coding sequence ATGGGCATGGCCACGTTAAGGCGCTCAAACTCAAAGGTCCAGTCGTGGCGGCGGTGCTCGAAGCAGTACATCAGAGAGCAGAGGGCTCGGCTCTACCTCATTTGTAGGTGCACAGTCATGCTCCTCTTCTGGCGAGACTAA